One Belonocnema kinseyi isolate 2016_QV_RU_SX_M_011 chromosome 6, B_treatae_v1, whole genome shotgun sequence genomic region harbors:
- the LOC117174781 gene encoding uncharacterized protein LOC117174781 — translation MESENNDQCRDTRKRSQSTKCTVDPSHVPCKKRLYESRNESWSEDSSNFSENESEEFPKEDPTLLKSLGRNQTKRNENLATAKDFCTRRSHVIESNSFEEEPLLEFSSMRDKSISFISAKILSYNFAGSLF, via the exons ATGGAGAGCGAAAATAATGATCAGTGTCGCGACACAAGGAAGAGGAGTCAATCCACCAAATGTACTGTAGACc CGAGTCATGTACCTTGCAAAAAGCGTTTGTACGAATCCAGAAATGAATCTTGGTCTGAGGACAGTAGTAACTTCAGTGAAAACGAAAGTGAGGAGTTTCCAAAAGAGGATCCAACATTACTTAAAAGTTTAGGAAGGAACCAAACGAAAC GAAATGAAAACCTTGCAACAGCGAAGGATTTTTGCACTAGACGTTCGCATGTGATCGAGAGTAATAGCTTTGAAGAAGAGCCACTTTTAGAATTCAGTTCAATGAGAGATAAAAGTATATCTTTTATTTCAGCGAAAATTTTGTCATATAATTTTGCAGGGTCactgttttaa